The Congregibacter litoralis KT71 genome contains a region encoding:
- a CDS encoding aspartate kinase, whose protein sequence is MALIVQKFGGTSVGSVERIEQVADKVAGFRDRGHDIVVVVSAMSGETNRLIDLAQQIQDQPVPREMDVLVSTGEQVTTALLAMALQKRGKAAKSYNGSQVRILTDDAHTKARIREIDDARLHADLDAGNVVVVAGFQGVDEHGNITTLGRGGSDTTAVALAAALKADECQIYTDVDGVYTTDPRVVDGAKRLDKITFEEMLEMASMGSKVLQIRAVEFAGKYNVPLRVLHSFQDGPGTLISLEEEEDPMETPTIAGIAFNRDEAKLTILGVPDMPGVAFKILGPIGQANIEVDVIVQNVAEDNSTDFTFTVSRSELARGEAILKQIATELGAREVRSDSRIAKISVVGVGMRSHAGVASQMFEALADVGINIQMITTSEIKISVIIEEKFLELAVRALHSSFGLDAEPQEESAA, encoded by the coding sequence ATGGCGCTGATCGTTCAAAAATTTGGCGGCACTTCTGTAGGCAGTGTGGAGCGCATCGAGCAGGTAGCGGACAAAGTCGCCGGCTTCCGGGATCGGGGCCATGACATCGTTGTGGTGGTCTCAGCGATGAGTGGCGAGACCAATCGACTCATAGATCTGGCGCAGCAGATTCAGGATCAGCCCGTGCCCCGGGAGATGGATGTTCTGGTCTCCACGGGAGAGCAGGTGACTACGGCCCTCCTGGCCATGGCGCTGCAAAAGCGCGGTAAGGCGGCAAAAAGCTATAACGGATCTCAGGTGCGTATCCTTACGGATGATGCCCACACCAAGGCGCGGATCCGCGAGATTGACGATGCCCGACTCCATGCCGATCTCGATGCCGGTAACGTCGTTGTGGTCGCAGGATTTCAGGGTGTGGATGAGCACGGCAACATTACGACCCTGGGTCGCGGTGGCTCCGACACGACGGCCGTGGCGCTGGCGGCAGCGCTAAAAGCCGATGAATGCCAGATCTACACCGACGTCGACGGGGTGTACACCACGGATCCACGAGTCGTTGACGGCGCCAAACGTCTCGACAAAATCACCTTCGAAGAAATGCTGGAAATGGCCAGCATGGGGTCCAAGGTGTTGCAGATTCGAGCAGTGGAATTCGCAGGCAAGTACAACGTGCCTCTGCGGGTGCTCCACAGTTTTCAGGACGGGCCGGGCACCCTCATCAGCCTTGAGGAAGAGGAAGATCCTATGGAAACCCCGACAATCGCCGGTATTGCCTTTAATCGCGATGAGGCCAAGCTCACCATCCTTGGCGTACCGGATATGCCCGGGGTCGCCTTTAAGATTCTGGGCCCCATCGGTCAGGCCAACATCGAGGTCGACGTCATTGTGCAGAACGTGGCCGAGGACAACAGCACCGACTTTACCTTCACGGTGTCGCGCAGTGAGTTGGCACGGGGTGAGGCAATCCTCAAGCAGATTGCCACGGAGCTGGGTGCCCGGGAGGTCCGCTCGGACAGTCGCATCGCCAAGATTTCTGTCGTGGGTGTGGGCATGCGCTCCCACGCCGGTGTGGCGAGTCAGATGTTTGAGGCCCTGGCCGACGTGGGGATTAACATTCAGATGATTACCACCTCGGAGATTAAAATCTCGGTAATCATCGAAGAGAAGTTTCTGGAACTGGCTGTGCGCGCCCTCCATTCATCCTTTGGACTGGATGCGGAACCTCAGGAAGAGTCTGCTGCCTAA